CGGCCTGACACCGATACCCAGAGCCGTAATCCCCGCTATTTTGAGAAAGTTTCTTCTACTGCTTTTCATTCTGTGCCTCCTTGAGGGTTATCAATATGGCAATCCCAGCAGTAAGGGGATACCGAGGCATAATCATGGCACCTGTCGCAAAACTCCACTTTATTGGAGTGACAATCCAGACAAGTGTTTGAAAGGCTCATGTTAAATTCCACCCCTTTGGGATTTACATATGTCCTTTTTGCGTCCCGCAAAACAGAATCTCGCCAGGTATCCAAAAGTACCATATGATCCGTGGTCATGTATTCCTTGGACCGAACACACTCTTTCGCAGCCTTGGCTTTTTCTGTAAGAACCACTTCGGGAGCCGGCGCGGATTTAACGACGTTGAACCAGAAAGGAAATGCGGCAAGAATCACAAAAATCACTATGCCCGCAATAACCAGATTTTTGTTGTACATCCCTTTGCTGTTATTCGGCATCTTCATCCTCCATCCCTAGCAGGGGCTCCCCCCGTAAATTGGTCGTTCTTTTTTTCTCGCCGGGCAGGATCAGGGCGTTGGCGACCAGTTCATGAAGCCCGGTCACGCCGACTTCCGGTTCATAATAGTCCATTAGAGCCGGAAGCGCCGCCCGGTCGATGGCACAAACACATGCAAGCATATTAACATCAAATTTTTCTTTCACAAAATGAACAGCGTTGGCTCTGGGCATGCCGCCCATCATTCGCAGCTCCATATCCTCACCGGCGTTGAGCCCGGAACCGCTGCCACAACAAAAGGTCTGCTCCCGGATCGTATTTGCCGGCATTTCATAGAAATTCTTACAAACATTTTGAATCACATAACGCGGTTCGTCCAACAATCCCATGCCCCTGGCCGGATTGCATGAATCATGAAATGTGACTTTTAAGTGG
This window of the Bacteroides sp. genome carries:
- a CDS encoding (Fe-S)-binding protein, with amino-acid sequence HLKVTFHDSCNPARGMGLLDEPRYVIQNVCKNFYEMPANTIREQTFCCGSGSGLNAGEDMELRMMGGMPRANAVHFVKEKFDVNMLACVCAIDRAALPALMDYYEPEVGVTGLHELVANALILPGEKKRTTNLRGEPLLGMEDEDAE
- the dsrJ gene encoding sulfate reduction electron transfer complex DsrMKJOP subunit DsrJ, which produces MYNKNLVIAGIVIFVILAAFPFWFNVVKSAPAPEVVLTEKAKAAKECVRSKEYMTTDHMVLLDTWRDSVLRDAKRTYVNPKGVEFNMSLSNTCLDCHSNKVEFCDRCHDYASVSPYCWDCHIDNPQGGTE